From one Mytilus trossulus isolate FHL-02 chromosome 10, PNRI_Mtr1.1.1.hap1, whole genome shotgun sequence genomic stretch:
- the LOC134687351 gene encoding quinone oxidoreductase PIG3-like isoform X2, translating to MVIRLTVPCKAICWSRRMLSQMAGTMRAVQFQTGGPEKMKIGEVPIPVLRKKEILIKVYASAINRADTLQRKGAYPPPAGESDILGLEAVGTVDKLGPECSQKWEVGDRVMALLAGGGNAEFVACREECLMPIPKKMPFTTAAAIPEVWLTAYQLLHTVGGVKSGDSVLIHAGGSGVGTAATQLSILANAKPIVTAGSTEKINMAKSLGAVAGFNYKEGDFSVGVKQQTKDAGVNLILDCIGESFYNQNIESIANDGTWVVYGLLGGGKINADLLSKLLRKRITITGTTLRVRPIEYKESLVQNFTKNALPYFESGKLKPIIDKIFPLEQIGNAHQLMEENKNTGKIVLKVREEDGKDEL from the exons CTTTCTCAGATGGCAGGGACTATGAGAGCAGTACAGTTTCAAACTGGTGGTCCGGAGAAGATGAAGATTGGCGAAGTGCCAATTCCTGTCCTTAGGAAAAAGGagattttaataaaagtttacGCTTCTGCTATTAACAGGGCCGACACTTTACAG CGAAAAGGAGCTTATCCGCCACCAGCTGGAGAAAGCGATATCCTTGGTCTAGAGGCTGTAGGGACTGTTGATAAACTTGGACCAGAATGTTCACAAAAATGGGAGGTAGGAGATCGTGTCATGGCCCTATTAGCAGGGGGTGGCAATGCTGAATTTGTCGCTTGTCGAGAAGAGTGTTTAATGCCCATTCCAAAGAAGATGCCTTTCACTACAGCAGCTGCTATACCGGAAGTTTGGTTAACGGCTTACCAATTACTACATACAGTGG GTGGGGTTAAATCTGGTGATTCCGTGTTAATACACGCTGGCGGAAGTGGTGTTGGTACTGCAGCGACACAGTTATCTATTCTGGCTAATGCTAAACCCATAGTAACAGCAGGATCAACGGAGAAAATAAATATGGCAAAGTCCCTTGGAGCAGTTGCAGGGTTCAATTACAAAGAAGGAGACTTCAGTGTAGGcgtaaaacaacaaacaaaag aTGCTGGAGTGAACCTAATATTAGATTGTATTGGTGAATCTTTCTACAACCAAAACATCGAGTCCATAGCGAATGATGGTACATGGGTTGTTTATGGTTTATTGG gtGGCGGCAAAATAAATGCTGATCTATTGAGTAAATTATTGAGGAAAAGAATAACTATAACTGGTACAACCTTACGTGTACGTCCTATAGAG TACAAAGAATCTTTGGTTCAAAACTTCACCAAGAATGCACTGCCGTATTTTGAATCTGGAAAACTGAAACCAatcattgataaaatatttccgCTCGAACAGATTGGAAATGCTCATCAGTTAATGGAGGAAAACAAGAACACGGGAAAAATTGTCTTAAAAGTTCGAGAGGAAGATGGCAAAGATGaactttag
- the LOC134687351 gene encoding quinone oxidoreductase PIG3-like isoform X1, whose amino-acid sequence MSKILTILKFCIVIRTAHLSQMAGTMRAVQFQTGGPEKMKIGEVPIPVLRKKEILIKVYASAINRADTLQRKGAYPPPAGESDILGLEAVGTVDKLGPECSQKWEVGDRVMALLAGGGNAEFVACREECLMPIPKKMPFTTAAAIPEVWLTAYQLLHTVGGVKSGDSVLIHAGGSGVGTAATQLSILANAKPIVTAGSTEKINMAKSLGAVAGFNYKEGDFSVGVKQQTKDAGVNLILDCIGESFYNQNIESIANDGTWVVYGLLGGGKINADLLSKLLRKRITITGTTLRVRPIEYKESLVQNFTKNALPYFESGKLKPIIDKIFPLEQIGNAHQLMEENKNTGKIVLKVREEDGKDEL is encoded by the exons ATGTCGAAAATTCTAACGATATTGAAATTTTGCATAGTCATTAGAACAGCgcat CTTTCTCAGATGGCAGGGACTATGAGAGCAGTACAGTTTCAAACTGGTGGTCCGGAGAAGATGAAGATTGGCGAAGTGCCAATTCCTGTCCTTAGGAAAAAGGagattttaataaaagtttacGCTTCTGCTATTAACAGGGCCGACACTTTACAG CGAAAAGGAGCTTATCCGCCACCAGCTGGAGAAAGCGATATCCTTGGTCTAGAGGCTGTAGGGACTGTTGATAAACTTGGACCAGAATGTTCACAAAAATGGGAGGTAGGAGATCGTGTCATGGCCCTATTAGCAGGGGGTGGCAATGCTGAATTTGTCGCTTGTCGAGAAGAGTGTTTAATGCCCATTCCAAAGAAGATGCCTTTCACTACAGCAGCTGCTATACCGGAAGTTTGGTTAACGGCTTACCAATTACTACATACAGTGG GTGGGGTTAAATCTGGTGATTCCGTGTTAATACACGCTGGCGGAAGTGGTGTTGGTACTGCAGCGACACAGTTATCTATTCTGGCTAATGCTAAACCCATAGTAACAGCAGGATCAACGGAGAAAATAAATATGGCAAAGTCCCTTGGAGCAGTTGCAGGGTTCAATTACAAAGAAGGAGACTTCAGTGTAGGcgtaaaacaacaaacaaaag aTGCTGGAGTGAACCTAATATTAGATTGTATTGGTGAATCTTTCTACAACCAAAACATCGAGTCCATAGCGAATGATGGTACATGGGTTGTTTATGGTTTATTGG gtGGCGGCAAAATAAATGCTGATCTATTGAGTAAATTATTGAGGAAAAGAATAACTATAACTGGTACAACCTTACGTGTACGTCCTATAGAG TACAAAGAATCTTTGGTTCAAAACTTCACCAAGAATGCACTGCCGTATTTTGAATCTGGAAAACTGAAACCAatcattgataaaatatttccgCTCGAACAGATTGGAAATGCTCATCAGTTAATGGAGGAAAACAAGAACACGGGAAAAATTGTCTTAAAAGTTCGAGAGGAAGATGGCAAAGATGaactttag